CCTAAAGGATATGTTAAGTACATTTTTTGTACTTTTCATATCCTTTTTTTATTTAAAAAAAGGGTCAACTTGACCCAATACTTTAAAAGGAAGGATTGATATTTGTGAAAAGTATTGTTAGCTATCAAGAAAGAGGTTTAGGAGGAAATTCTAATTATAGAGGGAACTGTTCTCCAAGACTAATTAAGGACCTTATTTCTCATTATTCTATTAATGAAATATCTGACTATATGTGTGGAAGTAATACTACAGCAGATGTTTCAAGAGAGCTAAGCATTAAATCAAATACATATGATCTAAATATGGGTTTTGATTTAATCAATGATGAAATAAAAGAGAGAAATGAGTTTGTCTTCTGGCATCCTCCCTACTGGGATATAATAAAATACAGTGGAAATATGTATGGAAAGCCACTTAAAGAGGACATATCGAGAATAAGCGATTATGAAGAATTTACAAGGTTATTAAATTATTGTATGCTGAAGCAATTTTATAGCTTAGAAAAAGGTGGAAGGATATCCGTTCTAATGGGTGATATCAAAAAGAAAGGAAAACTATATTCAATGCTACTTGATATTATCAAACCTGGGGATATAGAAAATATCGTTATAAAAGAGCAGCATAATTGTTTTAGTGATAATACCTCTTATAAAGGAAAGTTTATTCCTATCGTTCATGAATACCTTTTGATTTTAAAAAAGCCTTCAGATTTCGTTATAGACATTCAATATAATAGAAAGCAAAAAATCGATTTAAGAGATAGCGATACTATAACGTGGAAAGACTTGGTGGCTTTAACGCTTGAAAACTTAGGAAATAAAGCTAAATTACAAGACATATATAGTCTTATTGAAGGACATAAAAAATCTGAGAAAAATAGACATTGGAAAGAAAAAATAAGACAAACATTACAGACCTACCCTATTTTTTCAAGTAACGAAAAAGGTACATGGATTTTAATATAATTAAGGAAGGAATAAAAAAAGATGAAAAATATAAATCAACTATATGAAGTATATAATGAATTTTTAGATAGAGAAAATTTAGAAGAAGTATCGTTAGAGGAATTCAATAAATCTGATGTTATTAGTATTTGCTATACTAAAATTAATTCTGATTCATATGAATATGATTTAGAAATTAAATATGATATTTACAAAGAAACTCTGATTTCAAATGTATATAATGATTTTATAGACATAGAATTGAAAGAAAAAGAATCTATAAATACTATGATATATAATTTAGAAAGCTGTTCATTTGATGATTTTGTAAATGATGTAAATATTGATTTTGATGAGCTTGACAAACTTATGGAATTAAAAATGAATAAATTAAAAAGGAAATATGCTTAAAAATATAACATTATAAAATAACGCTATGAAAGGTTGATATTAAATGGATAAAAAGTACAATACAATTACAGATATGAAGGAAAATGGAGATTTTTTTATTAAGGGATTAGATATTGAAAATCCTGATAAGGAACTATTACAAAAAGTCATAGATAAATTAGCACAATATGAGTGTATGAATATTGTTGTACAACGCATGAGCGAAGAACAATCGAAAAAAGGCATGAGTGATGATGTGCGTGATATATATGAAACAGTTTTATATCTTTCGCCTTCCCTAGTAATAGAACCATAGTCCGATTAAAATCAAATTCAATAAAAGAAGTCAAGGACAGCGAAGCTGCAAAGTTTATCCTTGACTTTTTTTATTGAAAAAATATGCTATTTACTGTTCCCTGCCATAGCAGGGGACTTACTAGCAAAAAAGCAATAAATCTTTATTAATTATTTAACAACCACAATATATAGTATTTATCCACAGATTTTAAGTTTTAGTACACAATATATATCATTTGAATTGCAAAGACCTTAATCAACGGGTATAATTATTATAACCCTTAGCAATAAGGGACTCCTTCAGGAAAGGAGGAATTAGCAGTGAAGAATAAAAGACTTAAAAAAAAGAACAAAATAAATGAGCAGATACTTGCAATATCTACTCACTTGATTGCTATTGACGTGATATTCTCTCATATTGATGCAATAGCTGATTTTGTTCAAAAAGTACTATTAGCTTAGTACTGAAAAGTAGGAGCGATTGCCGTCGCTTCTATTTTTTTTGAACTATTTGAATTATACAGTGAAGAAATTATGAATAACTCACCTGTCATATTGTTATTATACCCTCAGTTGTAAAAAAAAATCAACACAAATTTGTCAATACTTTTAAGCCCCTCTACGTATCTTATAAGTAGTTACATTTTTTGCTATTTTCTGATGTAATTTAGGGATAGTGCTTTTCTGGCCCTAAATTATGAAGAATATAGCAGTATAGTGCGTTAAGATTTATTGTGCGAAGCACAAAGAATCTGCACTATTTAAAGACCCAATAGACAGACCCTAAAATGCGTTAGTGATTGAAGGAAGAAAAAAGTGAACTTCTTTTTTACTACGTAAAGCACGACCCTTTAGGGTAACGCCCTTTATTGTTGTTGTAATTCCAGAACAAACTTAATTACAATGTAAAAACTAAACGCTATAAATGTAGCAAAAATAAGATTCCAAAAAAGCATACATACAAAAATAACCCACTCTTTAAAATACTCAGGTATAATCTGTAAAGGTTCTATCTGATAAATTATATTTTTGCCTTTTAAAAAAGTAATTGCTCCAATTAACCCTACTCCTAATTTTAAAGGCATCATAGAAAATTTTTCTTCTTTCTTTTTATACTTATATGGAATATATATAGTAAAAAAAGAAAGAATCATGATAATAAAACCAAGTGTAGGAGTAGCTATACTATTATAATTAAGTGGCAGCATTAACTATCCTTCTCCATTTTTTTGACATTCTCTATAGCAGACTTTAGATGATATTCTAAGTTATTAACTAAATTCAAAGACTTAGACTGCTTATCGTATATTTCATTTTTCAATTTTTCTAATCTCTTTTTTTCAGACTTAATCATTTCATCTAAATTTTTAATTTCATTAATTCGTTTTGGGACTTCTTCAAAACAAAGATTAACCATATTTTCAAATTTCTGGTTAAATCCTTCCCCTTCTATACTATTTACATAATCATATACTGTTTTTGTCATTCTTACAGATTTCGATACATCTTTATTTTCCTTTTTTTTCATATATACTCCTTTATTTTAAACATTTATAAAAGCTTTAATCAAATTAAAAAAACCAGACATAATAAAACCAAATACAAAAAATGAAATGAT
The sequence above is a segment of the Acetoanaerobium noterae genome. Coding sequences within it:
- a CDS encoding DNA methyltransferase, whose amino-acid sequence is MKSIVSYQERGLGGNSNYRGNCSPRLIKDLISHYSINEISDYMCGSNTTADVSRELSIKSNTYDLNMGFDLINDEIKERNEFVFWHPPYWDIIKYSGNMYGKPLKEDISRISDYEEFTRLLNYCMLKQFYSLEKGGRISVLMGDIKKKGKLYSMLLDIIKPGDIENIVIKEQHNCFSDNTSYKGKFIPIVHEYLLILKKPSDFVIDIQYNRKQKIDLRDSDTITWKDLVALTLENLGNKAKLQDIYSLIEGHKKSEKNRHWKEKIRQTLQTYPIFSSNEKGTWILI